The Chiroxiphia lanceolata isolate bChiLan1 chromosome 3, bChiLan1.pri, whole genome shotgun sequence DNA segment AAATCCAGTCCAAGGGTCTGGAATGGACTTGGATTTGAGAGCTGTGGGTTGGCATGATCACATGCAGAAGCTGAAGCTATTTCCCCCACCATTGTATTTGTGGCCAATATCGCagatgggagagaaaatgtttGGGTCCCAAAGTCAACGTGAAATGCATCAACAGCACGACTTTCAGATATCCCCCTACCTCCGGGAGAGTCTCCTAGGCAAAACAACAGAGCTGCAGTGATTAGATCAATCCCCTGAAGACCCATAGGATCTTCTGTTACCTCCAAATCTGATGTATCAACAGCTTTGTCTTCTTTTGGTGTTGACCAATAGTGGTTAACAAGAAATCTGTATGATCGATGCCGCAAAAGTGAAAATGCATCTATGTTTCTCAGTCTTTCTTGCTCCACTTGTTTCTctaatatttcttcttcattagCATTATGGGGAAGCAGTACATGATTAATATTGCCATTAACTAAGTGATCAGCTGATATTACTTCTTCTTTAAGTTGTGCTGTTacagggaaggagctgcaagACTGTAACACTTCATCATCGTGAGATGCAGTACATTCACCATTTGCTACACTGGACGGTTTTGAATTAGATGCACTAAGATCTTCATTCTGGTCCAACAGCTTTGAACATTCATTTTCTACATGAAAGCCATTACACAAAAGTGGGGAGTTACTGAGGTTTAGATTTAAGTCATGATTTTGCACTACATCATAACAAATATCACTAGAACCATTTTGCTCCATTTGTGAATTTTGACTCAAGCTATCAAAGTTAATTCCCCCAACTGCTCCTACATTATCTTCATCTGGATATTCATGGTCAGACTTTTTATCCTGAATAATGCCACTAGAAGCTTGTTCTTTAATCTCAGtatcttctttcctttcatgtGGTGAAATGCAGATGTTTGAACTTAACATATTAATGTCCCGTGTAGCAGTGTTCAGAATATCCAGAGCAGCAGCTAAACTCCTCGTTGTTTCAACAGTAGCTTGATAAAGTGCACCATAGGACTCTTCATCTACAGGCATCAAACCATTTGTATGCACTGTATCTGGGGCACTTGATTTGACAGAGGTTTGCTCTCTGGATTCTGGTATTTGTTCACCTGCTTTTGACATCATAGTTGCTACTTTAAGGGATTCTAATAACATGCGCTGGTCTTGAAGGGCTAAAGCCATATCTAGCTGCTCCACTTCATCAACATCTTTACTCAGGTTTTCATAAGATTTTCGGTCAGCGTAACTGACTGGCCATCTATTCCACTCCATGGTACAACATACCACACTTGCAGGGCAAACTTCTAGATGATCAGCAATTTTATTTCGGGCTACTATGAAGGGACATCCAAAGCCACTATTCAAACAAGGCACTCTTTCAAGTGGACATAACATGCGATGTTCCTCAGCTTTACAGGAGTGAAAAACTGCACCACAAACCAAGGGGCAGCCAATCAAATCACAGGAAATGCCCGGCTCTGGTCTGGTCATACAACGACGGCTGACACAGTTCACACAGTGTATATGTTGCTGATGTTCCTCCATGATTGGAAATCCAATTCTGAGTAAAGACAAAGGAGACAACAGCAGAGAATATTTACTCAATATTGTTAATATTTACTGACTATTATTTGCAATTTTGCATCCTTGGTCAGTAGCCATTTTAGGAAAACAAGTATGTCAGAtcttatttcaaagaaatggtGCTTAAAAGttcatctgaaaattaaaaatacacatttgcaTCAGAGTCCAAAACATGGTCTATACGTTTATTTACCGGCTCTACTATATGCAACTTAGGGAAAAATATTGTATAATCCTTCCCTCTGGAATAGCCCTTTTTCCCTGCCCattgcaaataaattattcaatgaaaaaaaaagcatgatcATTGACTATATGGCCTACTACCTAAAATCATAAACCATACAACTGTACAGAGACAAGATAAAGGAAGCCAGATTCATCCTCATCTCCAGTTCTCTAAATTAAACAGAGGCAACATATTCTGCCTGGCTACCACCTAAGCTGCTGACACTCTCTTCATGCAGTTCTGTTTAACACAATCTGCAGCCTTCAGTGAGTATCTCAATTCCCTGTTGTGTCCCATTCTCCCCTTCACTCCATGCACCTGACAGACTGCAGTCCTTTACAACAGCTCTTcactctttttcttcatctatAGCTTATAGCTCCTCTCTTATTTTTTATAGTAGTTGTTGTACAAGGGTAGCAATTACACTACACAATTACACTGCACATTAAATAAGtccttttatttccagttcaacccacaaaatgtaaatttttaatgCATCCTATGGCAGTCCTGATTACAATACCAGCAGTTCAAAGTATAAGAGTATCACAACAACACTACATAAGAAGGctaaacaacaataaaaatgcaaatacatatACATCAATTGTGTAATCTATAATAAAACACTGACgcaaacaaaaaattcaatTCTTTGTTGTGGCAtggaaagaaaggcaaaacGAAAAACGaaagaaggcagaaaggaaagagggagaaaggaaagagggagaaaggaaagagggagaaaggaaagagggagaaaggaaagagaagagtaAACTTTGCATCTTTGTACAGTACTTTGAGAAACTCTGGAACGACTCATTTGCTGGAGTGCAGGCTCACATAAGTGATCAAGCTCTCCTCTATGCTCCAACAAACTCCCTCTCAGCAGTGATACCAGTAGGGATTAAAGTTCAGAAATATCAGAGAATGACTTGTGCAGAGCAGAATctcaaaatactgtttcaaaAATCCATTGCTCAGTTTCATCTCTTCCTTACGCCCCCACCCTCTAGTAATTttattgagaaataaaatgctcAAATACTTTAAGACTGATAGAAATAGTTCCTTACTCTGCTAGCTAACAAATGCTCTCATGCATTGTCTTCAGACTGAATACTTGTATTTTAATGCATTAAGGCTTCTTACATTAAAATTActctaaactgaaaaaaaaaaactgcttAGTATTATTCCTTCTGTTCAAACTGATggtaaaaagaaacaagtgcCTTTTAGACACTCCActttaaataaagcatttaaatagAAATCTATGTGACACTTCACTCACTTCTATTCTTTTATAATGCTTTGAAATTCATGCCAACTTTAAGTAGCAATCAGTCCTCACCCCCCATCCGTCGTAATTTGGATGACTTAAATATTTTAGCCACCCACTCTCCTGAACACTTCTAACAAAGAAGCATATGTGCTACACTTAGCAGGCAAAACACAACTGAATTTCCCCCACCATACCTTAGCATTTATATACTGAGTAACAAGTGAGTTTCAAATAAATTGTCAAGTGCATCAGTCACTGGATTCAGTGACTGACTGACTTGCTAAACATTTTCGCAAACCTTTCTGGCACACAACCTGCTTTCAACGTGCAAATTAAGTCAGCATCTACTACAAAAAGCTGAAACACGTttaataaagaatgaaaaagagaaaattatttaacttctctgaagatatttttagtTCTTCAGCAAAGCCCTCTCTAAATTAATTCTTGCCAAATACAGCAGCCTATTGCTAGACTAAAGAAAATCTCAGAACTTTGCATCAGTATTGAAACCACGCTGTAGCCTTCTTCAAGTCAACAGGTGAGCAGAGATCAAAAGGAAGCTCTAAGGTTATGCGTGTATTTTAAAGTGCataagacaaaatgaaaacagcattgAAAAAGACAATTGCTAGTTTATAATGCAGGAGCCCCTAGAGACCCCAGCCCTTGTTTCATGTATCTAAAGAGTCTTGCTCCCTTAAAGCAACAGCCTGGTAGTAGTAAAGCTTAATTTAATCAATTAGCCACAattatgatttaaaataaaaacttagaaaatatatattgctTACATACTTTGCAAAAAGCTCTGCACCCTGCTCACTTTAAGCTGGCCAGAAGTGAGCCACTTGCAGAGGAGTGGGCAGGTGTGTTAGGTAGCACACACACTGCTGCTAAGCCAGCACTATTCTACTGCTTCTAGGCCAAAGGTGGCCCACGTGCAGCAGCTCAGAACCCAGTCAAACTGAGCTCCTATTTGCCTGCACCATTTCTGTAGACGTACCCTAAATTAGTCAACCACCATTAAATACTATCTTTAAATAGCCTATGTGAGCTTACACAGAACATTCTATTAAGACAGTAAAacatcctcctccccagcacactATCTTGGTTTTTTACAAGTCAGATTGTAAAACCCCAGTTGCAGGATGATACTGGCTTTTCTCAGGCTCCTGGACTCCTTCACACAAAAGCTAATATTCATCAAAACTTAATGATTTCATACAAGCAAATGACAAGTGAAGTGtgcaaaaaggaaacaaaatctggTGAAACACATGATGTATCAGTAACAGAGGGGATATGAAAGCCAAAGCAGACACTAAAATATCAAGTCTTATCAATAGGTAGATGCTAACTTGTTCTATAACAGATGCTTCaggttatttttataaagaggCGGTTACAGACACAAATCAATTAAGTAGCTGAAGCGACCCATTCCCTCAGTTTCCATAAATAAGAATTTTACTGGTCACTAGGAAGTTTTATGTTAGTTGCCATTTATCTTAAAATTCAAATCCTTTGGCTCCTTATCTAAATACATAATTTAGAATGTCTTCAGACATCAGCAGACCATCAGCAGAACATTCACTAAAATTCTGTGTTCTGCTTATGAGCGTTAACTCACAGCACCTGGTGTAGAACTTCAGTTTAGTCAGAATGTCACTTTTTACTTACAGGTTACTACACAGTCTCTTTAAATATATTACATGTTCTTTTATGCATTGGGCTTCACACTCAACAGCTGTTTTGAGCAGTTATGAGTTCCTGGACTGCTTAAACTAGTTAAGGCTTCTGATATAATTCAATTATCAAATTGCAAATTAAGtccaaaggcaaaaaaaccaaacaaccctaTCAAACTGGTGAAGTAAATGGATAAGACCTCAAGAATTAGCACATTCATTAATCAGCAAATGGCCATGACTCACTATTTTGTAAGCTAACTTTGTGAACCACAGAACTTAGCACCTCTTTGATTCATAGATTAAGAGCATCCACATAtgaataattttcctttaaataacCATAACCAATATATCATTAGTACTACACTGAGAACAAGAACCACCCTCTTCCCAAATACTGCCttgtaaaggaaaaaactgtTGGGTAAAGGGGAGATAAAGAAAATTCTTGCTGGAGGTAACAAAgtcctttcattttctctaaTACAGCAAACTGAAAGGGCTAACAAAGAATGTCATTGCTGacctaaagaaaaatatatgtcaTTAAAACATGTACCAATAGTATTTACAGTGTTTATATCCCACTGTGTTCCTTGTCACAATATGGTGAGAAGACAGTGTCAGATCAATGACTACAGCAAGGAGGAACAGCTGTCCTTTTCTAATAGTGTAGTGTCAGCAACTAACTTCAGTTCAGTGTGCTTAAGTACACACACTTGACTGTTACTAGCAGAGAAACCTAAAAATACATCCCGTTCCAGTGAGGTGACCACTGCTGTCAGAATTTGTGCAATCACTTGATGTTATTGTACATACTATACAGTCAGCTGACCAAATCAGCCGGAACATGCTTTGAAAATCTGTCATAattaaaaggattaaaattcCAGCTGCTACTGCCACATGATTTTTCAGTTGCTGTTATAACACAAACATTAGAATAGCATAATAAAAGTTTCAGACACTACACAGTGCTTCCTTCAGCTGCAAGAGCTCTCACTTTCTTCTACACTACAAGAGCTGTACTTAGCATTATCAAACCCAAAGGCTGCTTGCTTACTCTCCCCTACGTGAATTCTTTGGTGCCAATAAGGCAGGAAATCACACAACCATTACTGCTATTGGAACCCTCCATTACTCAGCCACCTTTTATTCACCAACCTATAAAGCTCAGCTACCTTTGAGACTCTTCTATCAAATTCAAGTAAATAGGCGAACAGGTTCTTAAATTACTGGTTCAAGGAAGTAGAAGCATAGAGACACACAAGCTGTACTACAAGTTTAAACGCCCAGAAGCATCCAAATCCACCCACAAGCAAATATATGCAAACCATGCTAAAAAGTTCCCTTTTCTTCTGGACACTGTAGAAGAGACTGTCGTACTTCTGAATCTTCTATCTTTTACCCAGGTTTCTCTCAGGAACTTCTCTTTCAGATGCCCAACTTTGACCTTACGAGATACTAATTGCCGCTCCCACCCCGGAGTTCATCAAGACAACTCTGATTTCTGTTACAAGTAGGGAGATCAGGGAAGTTAAAACTATATTCAAAACAGTTGGACAGATAAGTGTTCACTAGATTCTCATACATAAAATCATCCACAACAAAGAGGAGAGCATCTTCCCTGGTTGGTAGTGACTGCATATATTGAACATATTAGAATGAGTCTACATTACCTTTTTtgttaaacactgaaaacatgaGAAGAAGTTCCAATTACTAAAGCCCAAAATACTATATAAATAAGATGCTACTTGGACCATTATTATTTAGTCTACACTCTAATTTATTACacaaaagaggcagaaaaagttCATGCTCAAAACATGGCTTCTTAttgcaagggaaaaaattcaGGGGGACACGTACTTCTGGAAAGATTCAAGTTTTATCAGTTTTATTGACGGAATATATACTAACTGCTTTTTTAAGCATAAATTAAAGTTACCTATCCCCCTCACAAACAAAccagaccaaaacaaaaagaaacctctAATTACAGCAAAAATAGTAACCATTAGAATTATAGGGAAGTTCAACCTTTTTTATATCAATCTTATAAAGAAGAGCTTCTCTATGTCTGTCTATTTCTGCCCCAAATATCCTAGTCTAGGaacaaaaatctattttgcaTTCTTTGAGTAGCACTTTAGGAGTTCCTTTCTTCCTAATGGCAAACCATCTTCCTACCATTCATAGATTTCGATTTCAGTGAGGTTATTTCCTCCAAAatcattgcagaaaaaaaaaaaaaggtagaattGAAGGGGAAAATGacccaaagcaaaacactgatttGACTGAAGTGGACCCTCCACAGATGCCCTATGTGTCTGGCTTTGTTCCATTTAAGAATAGAAGCTCTGATGAAATGACAGAACACTCTCTTCTATCCCTGTTAAACTCAGTGAgtgttaaaaatcaaaaccaaaactactAGGCTTTTCCTCAGAGTACTTTTGTGACAGATCTGCCATGCATTCTTGCTTCCTTGACACATTCCCCAGAGAGGAAATCCCAAGGCTTCAATGTGCCTTTGGCCACACACTGACACAGGACAACTGCATGAGGAACAGCTATGCTTGCTGCATGGCTCAGGCACAGAAGCACTCTACCTGTTGAGATGGTGATAGGGCAGAATCAGCCAGAGAACCAGAAGATTTCATGTGTAAAGCACTTCTGATCTTGAGCACAGTGTGACTCCTCAGTTGCTGCAGACTCTGAAAGAAATGAGATCAGAGGTAAGATTTCATTTCAGGTGTAGAAATTGCTTTCCATATGTACAATCCCCTGGAAAGGTCATGTGCTTACACTACCTGGAGCTacaaatgctgaaattttttGCAGCCTTTATAGAAATATAAACAAGTTTTTAACAGACTTCCCAGGGGCAACCTCAGTTCTGTCATTTTAGCTTACTGATAGCTGTTAGTCACCTTGTTACATTTAAGGCtataagaaattattaaaagttATTATTCTGACCTACCACACTTAATTCATTGCTCTTaccacttcaggaaaaaaaaccaaactcgAATGAAAGATTACAACAGCTGgagaactaaaataaataaataaatttaaagtttGATTCTTTTACAAACTGCATTTTAGTCTAGGTATAATTCATCCATCTTCAGTCTTCACACGAGAACTTATTAAGCAGTTGCTTActattaaaaagctttttactGTAATAAGCTGCTTCTTCCTTGTGTTCATACCCAAGGATTATCACTAAAACTTAACAGAGATGGAACTGAGGTGATATGCCCAAAGGAACAACGATATTCTTATCCCCCAATTTCAACTCACAAATCcttcaggaaaacaggaaagaaaataagccaTTTCTCAGAAATCAGAAACAGAACTACTGTAAAAAATAATGTGTTCTGTTTTGCAGGAGGTAGTTTTAAccacccaaaacaaaaaataaattcttcttatgtaatattttaattcatacATGCTGCCAAAGAATTCCTGACCTCTGCATATTTACAGAAATTGGGCCAAGAATGTCATTAATACACTGTTTCAGGTCTTTCTACACAAGTTTAACTGGTTCCCAtagcaaaataagaaaagaactttaaagTAAATGGACCATGAATGCAACTTCTCTCAAACATATCAGACTGAAATGCAGATGTCATGTATTCTGTAcatataaagttattttttctattaaaaatacatccttGTTAGTAGACAATGGCCTGACCAATATACAGCAAAATAGACAGTACACAAAACAATTTAACAGACATCCATACACACATACCTCATCAGATTACACTAAAGTAGAAATGAGGGAGTTtgtcacaaaatattttgaaaaactcAAAGTAGAAGAAGATTATGAGAACAAGAGAGACTGTTTTAACAACTTTAACCTATTCTATTTTCGGGTATTTCACTTTCTTATcaaatgaaagacatttttttgcAGCAACTGTTAGGCTTTTCCCCCTTCCGAGCTACTTGGTTTTAAACACaagagaaacagtaaaaaaaatagatagtttaaaaaaaaccccactactGTCTAAACAAAACCTCACGTATCTCAAATAGTTGATGACAGAAAGCTGGGAATATATTTCATAATGAGCATGTTATACCAGCTCTTTCAATATGTTTCTAACATAAATGAAGaactggaaaacacaaacatCTTCACTACAAGTGTATGCAGGGTTTTAGGACGTACAGTGAGTCATCAATTTATCTCTAATATAATTTAGACTGCATTTTCCAAATGCCAACAAGCTTGatgctatttctttttccccaaagacTCCAGCTGAACGTTCCTATCCAAACACATTCCTTATCTGATGACAATAGTGACTCAGCCAAAACAAGGTTTTGTAAAAGCATTACAGCTATGTCAGTAAAGCACACTCTATAAAGATCCTATTTGTAATGAATCTATCACTTCAACAAATTTCTCTGTCAAATAAGACTTTTGGAAAACTGCAATTTCTACTAGAGATGCTTCTAAACTGACAAATAAAAGCCTGAActtcaacaaacaaaacaccacccACCTTCCAGCATCTCCATAACCAAGTCTGAACCAGGTATCACAATCGTCCTGAACCACTACCTGAAGTTTTGTATGAAGAGCTGTAACTACACCACTTAAAACTTTACCACACCATGCCTCTCGTTCTCATGACTTAAGTTTAAACCTGTCATGCTTTCATCATGATTTCACATTAAGAGCTTAGACCAACACTGGGCATTTGGTAAGAAACAGCACAATCTACTCAATTAGATGTTCTGCTGACTGTAAGGGTTTGCAGGGTACTGTAGCTTCAAGTAGCATTAAGAGATTACAACAAAATTACAAGACATCAAGTGTCACCTCAGAAACTATGAAAACCAGTAGTCTGCAAAGTACATCAGAATCTAGAACTCCCCTGCCATTTTAACTCCCTTGGCCTGTTTCAGAGCAGTTTATATTACAagatttttcagcctttttccttcattcagtATTGAAACTAGATACTGCTCAGACAGGACAGTTTACACACATTTCTCTGTGACCTTCAATAATTTGAGGTCTTCTACTTCTTTATTTGAGGTCTGTTCAGGAATACTTAGCACCCCTTATACAATCTAACCATCTCACCAACAGATACATTATCTTTATTCTTATTATGCAGATAAGGAAACTGAAGGGAAATTGCCACCAGCATAATGATGACAAATGATTCTCTGCTCCCATCTCTGTACCACTGGATCTCATTGCTAGGGGCAAAGAGCCTTTGACTCAGTTGAGACAGAGCTCACCAAAGAAACAGATCTATTGATGTGAGGGaatttttgctattttagtTCAATTGGACTGAATACAAAGCATAGGTTTTTTACAGACCTGAAATCTACAGCAGCTAAAGGAACTCAATTGAAGACTAAGAGCCATatgctttcttcttcagaaagttGTAGACTACAAGACACTCTCTTCAGGACCTAAAAACCTGGCTGTCCAAAAACATGCAGAACTCTTGTCCAGAAAGCTTCCAACCAGATATTCCTTGTTAAACTCAGCACTTATTTTGCCCATTAGACTTCTAACATCAAAGTAAAAGGCAAGGGAAATATAATCCAAATTTAAGAAGCTAATTgaataaatgcagaatttaGTGCAAAAGAGTAAAACCACTGCTTTTGCACAACTTTTGCCCATTCTGCTGGGATTCTCCTGTTCTCTTACACCTTCTAAGTTTGGAAGAAAACGAGGCAAGAGACCCAACAAAAAGTCTCAGTTTGCAATACAACCCCCATTCACCCTTTTAATCTACTTCTTCTCTGGATGAAATTTGACTGCTATGCAGAAATTACGCACAGATATTTACATGCATACAGAGTCGGAAACAGAGTAAAGTTACCAGCgtatttttcagtcttccagTACTCAACTTGCTTACCAAGTAAAGTTCTTCTAATAATATGTTTTGGACTTCTGGGAGAGGGGTGCAGAGGGGAAGATCATAAATAAGCATAACTAACATTCTCATCAAAAGAGATGCATGAACCTTAACCATCCAAATCACAGCACAAGTTAAGGTGTATGACATCAACAtgcagcagaaggcagcagctgaCCAGGGAAAGGACTTAACCATCAAGTACTACACACCaattctgcagaaagcagaggaaggtaTCTTGCCTTAAGTACTAGCGCAAGCAAGGTGATGCTGTTACTACACGAGCACAGGCCTGCGTTTGGACTAGTATGCTAACACACACTTATTTTGGCATATTAACAACATGGGAAACAAGGATTATGTAAAGCTCCTCAGCCAAATCCGAGTAGAGCTTTATAGAACAAAAGAAAGCCGTCTCTCCAGCCCACGGGTTGTTTCCCTTAAGAATTCTGAAGACCTGCTGCAAACAACAGCGGCGCTAGAACTTTTGGAAGTGAGGCCACACAACTGTTCCAACACGCGAGCCGTTCAACAAGCTGCTGTCATCTCCCTGTGTGCTTCTGATTGCCGATCCGTGGGGTTACGGGAGTGCAACCACGTAACGCTCTTTACCTTCATAAAGGAGGGAAACAAAGGTTCCACTGCACGTCAACAACAGccgtaaaaaaaaaaggaatttggagAAGAGTCAAAACACCACCTCCTGCATGGTCTGAGCACACCTACTCGAAATAACACGAACAAGGGGCATTAGAGAAGATTTTCAGGAATACCTCTAGATCATCTgctctcttcccctctccttccacGCAGAAAGGAGGCTCTCCGACTGCGGTCTCCACAGCACCAGGCAGCCCCCGGCCCTATCCCCCTCCCCACGTGCTATCGCGACACCCCGACAGCGCTGGCAGCACTGGGGTcacagcaagcagcagcagcagcgttCGGTTCGACGCCACCGCCCGTGAgcccggagcggggccggcgaaggggcggggcggccgcggccaCCCTACATGGTCCGGCCCAGCCCGGCCGGCACAGCCCCGGCGCTCCGGCCCGCGGGGATCGGGGGGCGGAGGGGACCCGGCGGAGCCGCACACCGAGCCACCCGCGGCCCGCCCCGGCCGGAGCTGTCAGCGGCGGCGAGCAGCCGCCCCGGGCGCTCGAGCCCCCGCCGGGCCGCCATTTGTTTACGGCCCGGCTGCCGGGCAGCGGGGCGCG contains these protein-coding regions:
- the FBXO30 gene encoding F-box only protein 30 isoform X1; this translates as MEEHQQHIHCVNCVSRRCMTRPEPGISCDLIGCPLVCGAVFHSCKAEEHRMLCPLERVPCLNSGFGCPFIVARNKIADHLEVCPASVVCCTMEWNRWPVSYADRKSYENLSKDVDEVEQLDMALALQDQRMLLESLKVATMMSKAGEQIPESREQTSVKSSAPDTVHTNGLMPVDEESYGALYQATVETTRSLAAALDILNTATRDINMLSSNICISPHERKEDTEIKEQASSGIIQDKKSDHEYPDEDNVGAVGGINFDSLSQNSQMEQNGSSDICYDVVQNHDLNLNLSNSPLLCNGFHVENECSKLLDQNEDLSASNSKPSSVANGECTASHDDEVLQSCSSFPVTAQLKEEVISADHLVNGNINHVLLPHNANEEEILEKQVEQERLRNIDAFSLLRHRSYRFLVNHYWSTPKEDKAVDTSDLEVTEDPMGLQGIDLITAALLFCLGDSPGGRGISESRAVDAFHVDFGTQTFSLPSAILATNTMVGEIASASACDHANPQLSNPSPFQTLGLDLVLEYVARYQTKQRSMFTFVCGQLFRRNEFSSHFKNVHGDIHAGLNGWMEQRCPLAYYGCTYSQRRFCPSTQGAKIIHDRHLRSFGVQPCISTVLVEPAKSCLIGLHNDHLSSLPFEVLQHIASFLDGFSLCQLSRVSRLMRDVCGSLLQARGMVILLWEKRRYPDGSSWQVKEKVWRFSTAFCTVKEWKFADIVSMADHLKKCSYNAVERREEAVPLPCMCVTRELTKEGRSLRSVLKPVL
- the FBXO30 gene encoding F-box only protein 30 isoform X2; protein product: MEEHQQHIHCVNCVSRRCMTRPEPGISCDLIGCPLVCGAVFHSCKAEEHRMLCPLERVPCLNSGFGCPFIVARNKIADHLEVCPASVVCCTMEWNRWPVSYADRKSYENLSKDVDEVEQLDMALALQDQRMLLESLKVATMMSKAGEQIPESREQTSVKSSAPDTVHTNGLMPVDEESYGALYQATVETTRSLAAALDILNTATRDINMLSSNICISPHERKEDTEIKEQASSGIIQDKKSDHEYPDEDNVGAVGGINFDSLSQNSQMEQNGSSDICYDVVQNHDLNLNLSNSPLLCNGFHVENECSKLLDQNEDLSASNSKPSSVANGECTASHDDEVLQSCSSFPVTAQLKEEVISADHLVNGNINHVLLPHNANEEEILEKQVEQERLRNIDAFSLLRHRSYRFLVNHYWSTPKEDKAVDTSDLEVTEDPMGLQGIDLITAALLFCLGDSPGGRGISESRAVDAFHVDFGTQTFSLPSAILATNTMVGEIASASACDHANPQLSNPSPFQTLGLDLVLEYVARYQTKQRSMFTFVCGQLFRRNEFSSHFKNVHGDIHAGLNGWMEQRCPLAYYGCTYSQRRFCPSTQGAKIIHDRHLRSFGVQPCISTVLVEPAKSCLIGLHNDHLR